One Aegilops tauschii subsp. strangulata cultivar AL8/78 chromosome 7, Aet v6.0, whole genome shotgun sequence genomic window carries:
- the LOC109741793 gene encoding uncharacterized protein isoform X1 — MRWKLGTAAYKRVPSRDAAMDPDLETPDPAAEKTPEGGGGAGAACPLWRRSLPHVCVTTVTSFLFGYHTGVVNEPLESISTDLGGRVRGVAVAVDDAVRDCRVLQRHIVGRLGGRRRQRRVGRRPCGAADRACRVRRVAARQPQGPRCEGFFVMIWIAAVMFKSNDILRKQTALRWERKMPMLIGIVVLFTIHVFGVYWWYMNDDLVRPLVMLPPKEIPPFWHAIFFIAVNDTMVRQAAMVVKCVLLMYYVEYLKRPCPILCRISQATKFALNVLLQDLDISENLVLSGVDLKCWLLQHCISPSEMLHFYS; from the exons TGGACCCCGACCTCGAGACGCCAG ATCCGGCAGCAGAGAAGACGcccgagggaggaggaggagcaggagcagcatgCCCATTGTGGCGCAGGTCGCTGCCGCACGTGTGCGTCACCACGGTCACCTCCTTCCTCTTCGGCTACCACACAGG AGTGGTGAACGAGCCGCTCGAGAGCATCTCCACCGACCTCGGAGGTCGGGTGCGGGGAGTCGCTGTCGCCGTCGATGACGCGGTTCGGGATTGCCGCGTGCTTCAACGCCACATCGTCGGCCGTCTCGGAGGCCGCCGGCGCCAACGCCGCGTTGGGCGTCGTCCATGCGGTGCCGCCGACCGAGCCTGTCGTGTCCGCCGAGTGGCTGCACGCCAACCTCAGGGACCCCGATGTGAAG GTTTCTTCGTCATGATCTGGATTGCCGCAGTCATGTTCAAGTCCAATGATATCTTGCGCAAGCAGACCGCTCTCAGG TGGGAGAGGAAAATGCCAATGCTTATCGGGATTGTAGTACTATTCACCATTCACGTGTTTGGAGTCTACTGGTGGTACATGAATGATGACCTTGTTAGACCGTTGGTGATGCTTCCTCCAAAAGAAATACCACCATTCTGGCATGCTATATTTTTCATTGCGGTGAATG ATACAATGGTTCGGCAAGCTGCTATGGTGGTCAAGTGTGTGCTTCTCATGTACTACGTCGAATATCTCAAGCGACCTTGCCCTATTTTATGTCGAATATCTCAAGCGACAAAATTTGCTCTCAATGTACTGTTGCAGGATCTGGATATCTCTGAAAATTTAGTACTTTCTGGTGTTGATCTCAAGTGTTGGCTCCTACAGCATTGCATTTCACCAAGTGAAATGCTACATTTCTACTCCTAA
- the LOC109741793 gene encoding uncharacterized protein isoform X3: MRWKLGTAAYKRVPSRDAAMDPDLETPEKTPEGGGGAGAACPLWRRSLPHVCVTTVTSFLFGYHTGVVNEPLESISTDLGGRVRGVAVAVDDAVRDCRVLQRHIVGRLGGRRRQRRVGRRPCGAADRACRVRRVAARQPQGPRCEGFFVMIWIAAVMFKSNDILRKQTALRWERKMPMLIGIVVLFTIHVFGVYWWYMNDDLVRPLVMLPPKEIPPFWHAIFFIAVNDTMVRQAAMVVKCVLLMYYVEYLKRPCPILCRISQATKFALNVLLQDLDISENLVLSGVDLKCWLLQHCISPSEMLHFYS; encoded by the exons TGGACCCCGACCTCGAGACGCCAG AGAAGACGcccgagggaggaggaggagcaggagcagcatgCCCATTGTGGCGCAGGTCGCTGCCGCACGTGTGCGTCACCACGGTCACCTCCTTCCTCTTCGGCTACCACACAGG AGTGGTGAACGAGCCGCTCGAGAGCATCTCCACCGACCTCGGAGGTCGGGTGCGGGGAGTCGCTGTCGCCGTCGATGACGCGGTTCGGGATTGCCGCGTGCTTCAACGCCACATCGTCGGCCGTCTCGGAGGCCGCCGGCGCCAACGCCGCGTTGGGCGTCGTCCATGCGGTGCCGCCGACCGAGCCTGTCGTGTCCGCCGAGTGGCTGCACGCCAACCTCAGGGACCCCGATGTGAAG GTTTCTTCGTCATGATCTGGATTGCCGCAGTCATGTTCAAGTCCAATGATATCTTGCGCAAGCAGACCGCTCTCAGG TGGGAGAGGAAAATGCCAATGCTTATCGGGATTGTAGTACTATTCACCATTCACGTGTTTGGAGTCTACTGGTGGTACATGAATGATGACCTTGTTAGACCGTTGGTGATGCTTCCTCCAAAAGAAATACCACCATTCTGGCATGCTATATTTTTCATTGCGGTGAATG ATACAATGGTTCGGCAAGCTGCTATGGTGGTCAAGTGTGTGCTTCTCATGTACTACGTCGAATATCTCAAGCGACCTTGCCCTATTTTATGTCGAATATCTCAAGCGACAAAATTTGCTCTCAATGTACTGTTGCAGGATCTGGATATCTCTGAAAATTTAGTACTTTCTGGTGTTGATCTCAAGTGTTGGCTCCTACAGCATTGCATTTCACCAAGTGAAATGCTACATTTCTACTCCTAA
- the LOC109741793 gene encoding uncharacterized protein isoform X2 — translation MRWKLGTAAYKRVPSRDAAMDPDLETPAEKTPEGGGGAGAACPLWRRSLPHVCVTTVTSFLFGYHTGVVNEPLESISTDLGGRVRGVAVAVDDAVRDCRVLQRHIVGRLGGRRRQRRVGRRPCGAADRACRVRRVAARQPQGPRCEGFFVMIWIAAVMFKSNDILRKQTALRWERKMPMLIGIVVLFTIHVFGVYWWYMNDDLVRPLVMLPPKEIPPFWHAIFFIAVNDTMVRQAAMVVKCVLLMYYVEYLKRPCPILCRISQATKFALNVLLQDLDISENLVLSGVDLKCWLLQHCISPSEMLHFYS, via the exons TGGACCCCGACCTCGAGACGCCAG CAGAGAAGACGcccgagggaggaggaggagcaggagcagcatgCCCATTGTGGCGCAGGTCGCTGCCGCACGTGTGCGTCACCACGGTCACCTCCTTCCTCTTCGGCTACCACACAGG AGTGGTGAACGAGCCGCTCGAGAGCATCTCCACCGACCTCGGAGGTCGGGTGCGGGGAGTCGCTGTCGCCGTCGATGACGCGGTTCGGGATTGCCGCGTGCTTCAACGCCACATCGTCGGCCGTCTCGGAGGCCGCCGGCGCCAACGCCGCGTTGGGCGTCGTCCATGCGGTGCCGCCGACCGAGCCTGTCGTGTCCGCCGAGTGGCTGCACGCCAACCTCAGGGACCCCGATGTGAAG GTTTCTTCGTCATGATCTGGATTGCCGCAGTCATGTTCAAGTCCAATGATATCTTGCGCAAGCAGACCGCTCTCAGG TGGGAGAGGAAAATGCCAATGCTTATCGGGATTGTAGTACTATTCACCATTCACGTGTTTGGAGTCTACTGGTGGTACATGAATGATGACCTTGTTAGACCGTTGGTGATGCTTCCTCCAAAAGAAATACCACCATTCTGGCATGCTATATTTTTCATTGCGGTGAATG ATACAATGGTTCGGCAAGCTGCTATGGTGGTCAAGTGTGTGCTTCTCATGTACTACGTCGAATATCTCAAGCGACCTTGCCCTATTTTATGTCGAATATCTCAAGCGACAAAATTTGCTCTCAATGTACTGTTGCAGGATCTGGATATCTCTGAAAATTTAGTACTTTCTGGTGTTGATCTCAAGTGTTGGCTCCTACAGCATTGCATTTCACCAAGTGAAATGCTACATTTCTACTCCTAA